TCGCGGGCGCTGAACGGGGGCGTGCGGTATCGCCGAAGGGCGCAAGTGAGTGCTCCGGTTCCGGCCGGCGGATGGGGCGGCAACCCCGCGCCTGGCCTCGTGTCGTTCAGGGATGGGATGGGCGGTACAGCCGCAGTGGGGGTTTGCGTTCCTACTGCGACAGGTGGAGCGGGCCATCTAAGCGTCGGAGGTGGGCCCGTACTCCTCGTTGGCTTTCGCCATCTCGACGGCGATGGCGTTGGAGACCATCACGTCGGCTTCGTTGCGGATGTCCGGGTGCGTGGCCAGGTAGGCATCGAGTTGGTCCCGGGCCTTCCGGGCCTCGTGGTTGGCACGGTGGGAGGCTCTGTAGGCCGCGACGACGTTGTCGATCAGCTCCATGGCCCGACCCATGGTCGCCAGACTGGGCGGCCCGACGAAGTTGGTGAGCGGGAC
The DNA window shown above is from Streptomyces sp. NBC_00247 and carries:
- a CDS encoding helix-turn-helix domain-containing protein, whose product is MADDEEPSEGVLLSSEDNAAVRVKLEREKRGWSTTTLSERLNEAGFDMNPSAVWRIENRKRRINLDEAIGFAEVFGVPLTNFVGPPSLATMGRAMELIDNVVAAYRASHRANHEARKARDQLDAYLATHPDIRNEADVMVSNAIAVEMAKANEEYGPTSDA